TTCcatggatcatgaaaaaagttataaataataaCAAGGAAAATTCTATTCATTGGTCCTAAATTTGGGAACCAGAGTATAAAAGGTCTGGTAGAGAAGAGGTATTCAGATTCTGAGAAATTTGTCTCTGCTCAGAAGCCACCCCTCCACACCTGACACCATGAGCCATTCCTGCTGCTCCCCTTGCTGTCAACCTACCTGCTGCAGGACCACCTGCTGCAAACCTACCTGTGTGACCACCTGCTGCCAGCCCACCTGCTGTGAGTCCAGCTGCTGTCGGCCTTGCTGCCCCCCTGTTTGTTGTCAGACCACCTGCTGCAGGACCACCTGCCTCAAGCCTATTTGTGTGACCACTTGCTGCCAGCCCACCTGCTGTGAGTCCAGCTGCTGTCAGCCCTCCTGCTGTGGATCCAGCAGCAGTGGACAAACCTGCGGTGGTTCTAACTGCTGTCAGCCTTGCTGCCAGCCAGCCTCCTGTGCACCCGTGTACTGCCATAGAACCTGCTACCACCCCACGTGCTGCTGCCTGCCTGGGTGCCGAGACCAGAGCTGTGGATCCAGCTGCTGCCAGCCTTGCAGCCGCCCTGTCTGCTGTCAGACCACCTGCTGTAGGACCACCTGCTGCAAACCTACTTGTGTGACCACCTTCTGCCAGCCTACGTGCTGTGGGTCCATCAGTTGTGGACAAACCTGCAGCAGATCCAGCTGCTGCCAGCCTTGCTGCTGCCCCGTCTACTGTAGGACCACCTGCTGCCACCCCAGCTGTGTGTCCACCTGCTGCCAGCCTTCCTGCTGCTGAAAATCTCACCAAAGAACCACCATCTCACAAATCAACCTTGCTGTTCCTAGGACAAATTCACTTCCAAATGATGCTGAAAGCCAGCAGTctattaccaatttttttttgttattcatCTGCCTATATAAAAGCTTATGAATCAGCTTGATGGAAGGTAGAGGACTTCACCCTGATTCTCCCCTTCCTATCTGTGTGGGTCATGTGCCAGCTTCCTGCATCATTATAATGGAGCATCTTGGCTTTGACTTTGAAATCTAGATCTTCACCTTCTCTCTACAtgtattttaggga
The DNA window shown above is from Bos javanicus breed banteng chromosome 19, ARS-OSU_banteng_1.0, whole genome shotgun sequence and carries:
- the LOC133231484 gene encoding keratin-associated protein 9-2-like, which translates into the protein MSHSCCSPCCQPTCCRTTCCKPTCVTTCCQPTCCESSCCRPCCPPVCCQTTCCRTTCLKPICVTTCCQPTCCESSCCQPSCCGSSSSGQTCGGSNCCQPCCQPASCAPVYCHRTCYHPTCCCLPGCRDQSCGSSCCQPCSRPVCCQTTCCRTTCCKPTCVTTFCQPTCCGSISCGQTCSRSSCCQPCCCPVYCRTTCCHPSCVSTCCQPSCC